The following are from one region of the Pseudobacteriovorax antillogorgiicola genome:
- a CDS encoding RHS repeat-associated core domain-containing protein, whose product MQSFASASEVHTLSPEFSSGVVDHETGLVYMNARYYNPTSGAFTSPDPLFIAAPDICEERYKECNLYSYVANDPVNSMDPTGLARQSVRRRSVRSLTAEQTRSSLSQAGVRGTLTSRMAGGFRLFRQTAMSTLARRFGVGSYAHQRIIGSSIINRGRSGAPIRVEVDHTPTVGAQLPGGSSMRRRMHLRVASAPSMALPRQVHRLHPTTSGGSNYDRGVMAGQERRHIRAGNYYQAMRLHFQGYQNTRVNWPRYGTNVHQGMAQNAVNAVRRARRLGLISSAEERTLIGLANQTSR is encoded by the coding sequence ATGCAGTCTTTTGCTTCAGCTTCCGAGGTTCATACCCTATCTCCGGAGTTTTCTTCGGGGGTAGTTGATCATGAAACTGGCCTCGTTTATATGAATGCTCGTTACTATAACCCTACATCTGGAGCTTTCACGTCCCCTGACCCATTGTTTATAGCGGCTCCAGATATATGTGAAGAACGGTACAAGGAATGTAACCTCTACAGTTACGTTGCCAATGACCCAGTCAATAGTATGGACCCAACGGGCCTAGCTCGTCAATCAGTTAGGAGGAGGTCTGTTAGGTCTTTAACGGCAGAGCAGACCAGAAGTTCTCTCTCACAAGCAGGTGTTAGGGGGACTTTAACCTCCCGAATGGCAGGTGGATTCAGATTATTTCGACAAACAGCAATGAGTACTTTGGCAAGACGATTTGGGGTAGGTTCCTACGCTCATCAGAGAATTATCGGTAGCAGCATAATTAACCGAGGTCGAAGTGGGGCACCAATCCGTGTGGAGGTGGATCACACACCGACTGTTGGTGCCCAGCTCCCAGGTGGCTCAAGCATGAGAAGACGAATGCACCTCAGGGTAGCGAGTGCTCCGTCCATGGCGCTACCGAGGCAAGTCCATCGCCTTCACCCCACGACTTCTGGTGGATCAAATTACGATCGTGGGGTAATGGCGGGACAAGAACGCAGGCATATTCGAGCCGGAAACTACTATCAAGCCATGAGACTTCACTTTCAAGGCTACCAGAACACTAGAGTAAATTGGCCAAGATATGGAACAAACGTCCATCAAGGAATGGCCCAAAATGCGGTAAATGCAGTAAGGCGAGCAAGGAGGCTAGGTCTTATTTCTAGCGCTGAAGAAAGAACGTTAATTGGATTGGCGAATCAAACGTCTCGATAA
- a CDS encoding PRC-barrel domain-containing protein, with translation MAFLFNEARNFTAYAKDGEIGRVKDMLFDDRTLNMRYVVIDKSRWLPGNKILLSPYAIESCDYEKEKIYFDLNQRKIQDAPSLEDHLPVSRQFESQLYHHYSWIPYWTGAPLSYSWYPYPGHRIKSSNSHPKEKDARRPWGNGDRDDQNLRSCREICGYRISSADDEEFGELSDLIITDDDFLLIDLVVCSRRWLPGGKTFCLSPLFAAALDEIGRSVHMELSREAILSSPPFQWEYYGEPYRKSLAEHYQKIKNQGPESSGNSQDGRIPVS, from the coding sequence ATGGCATTTTTGTTCAACGAAGCGAGAAATTTTACGGCTTATGCAAAGGATGGAGAAATAGGTCGGGTCAAGGATATGCTGTTCGATGATCGTACCCTCAACATGCGATATGTAGTGATCGATAAATCTCGTTGGCTGCCAGGGAACAAGATTCTTCTTTCTCCATACGCCATTGAATCATGTGACTATGAAAAAGAAAAAATATACTTTGATCTTAATCAGAGGAAAATACAGGATGCTCCATCTTTAGAAGATCACCTACCGGTTTCTAGGCAATTTGAAAGCCAGCTGTATCATCATTACAGCTGGATTCCATACTGGACCGGAGCGCCTCTCAGTTATAGCTGGTATCCGTATCCAGGTCATCGAATCAAATCAAGCAACAGTCATCCCAAGGAAAAAGACGCGCGACGCCCCTGGGGAAATGGAGATCGAGATGACCAGAATTTAAGAAGTTGCCGGGAAATATGTGGCTATAGGATCTCGTCAGCTGACGACGAGGAGTTTGGTGAGCTTTCTGATCTCATCATAACAGACGATGACTTCCTACTTATTGACCTAGTTGTTTGCAGCCGTCGGTGGTTGCCAGGTGGCAAAACCTTTTGCTTATCACCATTGTTTGCAGCAGCGCTTGACGAAATTGGTCGCAGTGTTCATATGGAACTTAGCAGGGAAGCTATTCTCAGCAGTCCTCCTTTCCAGTGGGAATATTATGGTGAGCCGTACCGGAAATCACTTGCGGAGCACTATCAGAAAATTAAGAATCAAGGGCCGGAATCATCTGGAAACAGTCAAGATGGTAGGATACCTGTTTCTTAA
- a CDS encoding methanobactin export MATE transporter MbnM: MSILNLIAYTLLGVFIFSCLDRSETTTSGDIISDIDFTWNIPDNIPLPVIPENNSMTEAKFQLGRYLFYDERLSGNSSQSCSSCHQQDKAFSDGIDLAIGSTGEIHPRNSQSLVNVAYNPTITWANPSLRDLETQIMIPLFGENPIEQGITDESLPTVIQRLKEEAIYDELFVAAFPNDSEHYTTEQIVKAIACFVRALTSFNSPYDQFLAGDETAISASALRGRDLFFSESLECFHCHGGYNFTDSVMDRTMTFIERPFHNTGLFNIDGNGDYPDDNQGVFEITGDPDDRGKFRAVTLRNVAVSAPFMHDGSIATLDEVLDFYSDGGRNITSGPNQGDGRLNPLKDGFVTGFSLSEEERSDVVSFLESLTDSTFIENSRFQNPWNSN, encoded by the coding sequence ATGTCGATTTTAAATTTAATCGCATATACTTTACTTGGGGTTTTTATCTTTTCTTGTTTAGATCGCAGTGAAACAACCACAAGTGGTGATATAATTAGTGACATCGATTTCACGTGGAATATCCCTGACAACATACCATTACCGGTCATTCCAGAAAATAACTCAATGACTGAAGCTAAGTTTCAGTTAGGTCGCTATCTTTTTTATGATGAAAGGCTTTCAGGCAATAGTAGCCAAAGCTGCTCATCCTGCCATCAACAAGATAAAGCTTTCAGTGATGGTATTGATCTTGCCATTGGCTCTACCGGCGAAATTCACCCCAGAAATAGTCAATCATTGGTGAACGTCGCCTACAATCCCACAATCACCTGGGCCAACCCTTCTCTAAGAGACCTTGAAACACAGATTATGATTCCTCTCTTTGGGGAAAACCCAATAGAGCAAGGAATCACTGACGAAAGTCTTCCAACGGTGATCCAAAGACTAAAAGAAGAAGCCATTTATGATGAGCTTTTCGTGGCAGCATTTCCTAACGATTCAGAACACTACACTACCGAACAGATCGTGAAAGCTATCGCTTGCTTTGTTCGGGCTTTGACATCGTTTAATAGCCCATACGATCAATTCCTTGCTGGAGACGAAACTGCAATTTCTGCAAGTGCTTTAAGGGGACGCGACTTATTTTTTAGCGAGTCGTTAGAATGCTTTCATTGCCATGGTGGATATAATTTCACCGATTCTGTTATGGATCGGACAATGACATTTATCGAGCGCCCCTTCCACAACACAGGCTTATTCAATATCGACGGAAATGGAGATTATCCAGACGATAACCAAGGTGTATTCGAAATAACAGGTGATCCCGATGACCGTGGCAAATTTAGAGCCGTTACCTTGCGAAATGTGGCAGTCTCAGCTCCATTTATGCATGATGGGAGTATCGCAACTCTTGACGAAGTTCTTGATTTCTATAGTGACGGCGGACGCAATATCACAAGTGGCCCGAACCAAGGCGATGGGCGTTTAAACCCCCTAAAAGATGGTTTTGTCACCGGCTTTTCTCTATCGGAGGAAGAAAGATCCGATGTCGTTTCATTCCTTGAAAGCCTTACAGATAGTACATTTATTGAGAATAGCCGCTTTCAAAACCCATGGAATTCGAACTAG
- a CDS encoding VOC family protein: MSQGNPVGWFEIYVDDIEKGKQFYQSVFQVELKSLVNPGTESTPSLEMWSFPQDFNGYGAAGAICKMDGVSPGGMGTLVYFACEDCSVVETRVREAGGQVLKEKLSLGEYGFMSMCKDPAGNMIGLHSMS, from the coding sequence ATGTCTCAGGGAAACCCGGTTGGTTGGTTCGAAATTTATGTCGATGATATCGAAAAGGGCAAGCAATTCTACCAGAGTGTTTTCCAAGTGGAACTCAAGTCTCTTGTCAATCCTGGAACAGAATCGACTCCGAGCCTGGAAATGTGGTCGTTCCCTCAGGATTTTAATGGCTATGGCGCTGCGGGTGCCATATGTAAAATGGATGGCGTATCCCCTGGTGGCATGGGTACGTTAGTATACTTTGCCTGTGAGGACTGCTCGGTTGTCGAAACGCGAGTTCGGGAGGCTGGTGGTCAGGTGCTCAAAGAAAAGTTGTCTCTGGGAGAGTATGGATTTATGTCCATGTGTAAGGACCCAGCTGGCAACATGATTGGTCTTCACTCAATGAGCTAG
- a CDS encoding transposase, which translates to MGWHFVKSFMEKVAGVSLECGCLIVLHTVGRKSDFKPHLHIMLMSGGISPEGQWISLKKFDFSILNRTWKETLLAGMRNWDELGEFESVFSETE; encoded by the coding sequence ATGGGCTGGCATTTCGTAAAAAGCTTTATGGAAAAAGTTGCAGGAGTAAGCCTAGAATGTGGCTGTTTAATAGTGCTTCATACTGTAGGAAGAAAAAGCGATTTCAAGCCGCATTTGCACATTATGCTGATGTCCGGTGGCATAAGCCCTGAGGGCCAATGGATTTCCTTAAAAAAATTTGATTTCTCTATACTCAATCGAACTTGGAAGGAAACGCTACTAGCTGGAATGAGAAATTGGGACGAACTGGGTGAATTCGAGTCTGTTTTCAGTGAAACAGAGTGA
- a CDS encoding RICIN domain-containing protein: MKNRILISLGLMFFFLNTSSFANTLDEGDQNHKLAATDYVRIQNFFNLDSYVNIEYGLDASPVLPGWFSAQWVFEKVGSYYRIRNRWRTNHYLHTEYGKLVSGPILPEWLSAQWKVIQESPAWSDLRDLDVPVYRIQNRWQANQYLHMEYGELESGPILSGWWSARWLLEGFGRQCPRGFTWTFQTGPGMGSDPENRCGYDSYGRSCPYIVRPVEGGSRYPLLRYTCQ; this comes from the coding sequence GTGAAGAATCGAATTTTAATAAGCTTAGGATTGATGTTTTTTTTCCTTAACACTTCTAGTTTTGCGAACACTTTGGACGAAGGAGACCAAAATCACAAGCTCGCCGCAACCGACTATGTACGTATTCAGAATTTCTTTAACCTGGATTCTTATGTGAATATTGAGTATGGCCTTGATGCGAGTCCTGTTCTACCCGGATGGTTCAGTGCGCAATGGGTTTTTGAGAAGGTAGGTTCATACTATCGCATCCGCAATCGCTGGCGTACGAATCACTATCTCCACACAGAGTATGGCAAACTTGTGTCTGGCCCCATACTTCCTGAGTGGTTGAGCGCCCAATGGAAGGTGATTCAAGAATCCCCAGCTTGGAGTGATCTAAGAGACTTAGATGTTCCGGTCTATAGAATTCAAAATCGATGGCAGGCTAATCAGTATCTTCATATGGAATATGGTGAGTTAGAAAGTGGACCGATACTCTCGGGGTGGTGGAGCGCTCGTTGGCTCCTGGAAGGGTTTGGGCGACAATGCCCACGGGGCTTTACTTGGACCTTTCAGACTGGTCCTGGCATGGGAAGCGATCCCGAAAATCGATGTGGCTATGACTCCTATGGGAGATCTTGTCCGTACATCGTCAGGCCGGTTGAAGGAGGATCTCGGTACCCACTCTTACGATACACTTGCCAATAA
- a CDS encoding transposase: MNSFCKPKYEPVEYASVIVDHKNKCLYELIDGRNKRDLEDAALKFKGTENVKVVTLDLSSTFKSFAKNTFKNAHLVADKFH; the protein is encoded by the coding sequence ATGAACAGCTTTTGTAAGCCTAAGTATGAGCCTGTTGAGTATGCGTCAGTGATCGTAGATCACAAGAACAAGTGTCTATATGAGTTAATTGATGGCCGTAATAAACGAGACTTAGAAGATGCCGCTTTGAAGTTCAAAGGAACAGAGAATGTTAAAGTGGTGACTTTGGACCTATCGTCGACCTTCAAATCATTCGCAAAAAATACCTTCAAGAATGCTCATCTTGTTGCAGATAAATTCCACTAA
- a CDS encoding alpha/beta fold hydrolase, which produces MSYQTKRFDFKNKDGHSLSGKLELPSKPFKALAIFAHCFTCSKNILAASRISRGLTDADIAVLRFDFTGLGSSEGDFANSGFSSNVDDLIAAYQALENEYQEAPKILIGHSLGGAAVLAAAPQLPALKAVASIAAPSEAEHVLNNFAGKLDEIESKGFAEVSLANRTFTIKKEFIDDVNDDRFLSRLSDFEGAVMVMHGPGDQTVSIDHAARIFKSANHPRSFISLDQADHLLSNKKDADYVATVLGAWVSRFLEESEEEANETHDSESTLVELRGVGNHEYTHLIRARQHQLLADEPKSLGGDDLGMGPYDLLLSSLGACTAMTVKMYARRKEWPVDDVEISLEHQKIHGKDCETCDNKTGRVDQITKTIKIKGNLSSEQTERLREIAEKCPVNRTLKSEVAMKTVHID; this is translated from the coding sequence TTGAGTTACCAAACCAAACGATTCGATTTTAAGAATAAAGATGGGCATAGTTTATCAGGAAAGCTTGAATTGCCATCGAAGCCATTCAAGGCTCTTGCCATCTTTGCCCACTGCTTTACCTGCTCCAAAAATATACTGGCTGCAAGTCGGATCTCCCGAGGCTTAACGGATGCCGATATTGCCGTGCTCCGCTTTGACTTTACAGGCTTGGGAAGCAGTGAGGGAGATTTTGCGAATAGTGGCTTCTCTTCTAATGTAGATGATCTTATTGCAGCTTACCAAGCATTGGAAAATGAATATCAAGAGGCACCTAAAATTCTGATCGGACATAGTCTAGGAGGAGCCGCGGTGCTCGCTGCCGCACCCCAGCTACCGGCCTTAAAAGCCGTAGCCAGTATCGCAGCACCCAGTGAGGCTGAGCATGTTCTCAATAATTTCGCAGGAAAATTAGACGAAATCGAAAGCAAGGGATTTGCTGAAGTCTCGTTGGCTAATCGTACTTTTACCATTAAAAAAGAGTTTATTGATGACGTCAACGATGACAGGTTTTTATCGAGACTGTCTGATTTCGAAGGTGCTGTTATGGTGATGCATGGGCCCGGTGATCAGACGGTAAGCATCGACCATGCGGCTAGAATATTCAAATCTGCCAATCACCCGAGAAGCTTTATTTCGTTAGATCAAGCAGACCACCTCCTTTCTAATAAGAAAGATGCTGATTACGTCGCGACAGTTCTAGGGGCATGGGTCAGCCGCTTTCTAGAGGAGTCTGAAGAGGAGGCGAATGAGACTCATGATAGCGAATCAACATTGGTTGAACTCCGAGGAGTAGGAAATCATGAATACACTCACCTGATTCGTGCACGGCAACATCAATTGCTGGCAGACGAACCAAAGAGTTTGGGAGGAGATGACCTAGGAATGGGGCCTTACGATTTGCTTTTATCATCATTAGGAGCCTGCACGGCGATGACCGTGAAAATGTATGCCCGTAGGAAGGAATGGCCTGTTGATGATGTTGAAATCAGTCTGGAGCATCAGAAGATTCATGGAAAAGACTGTGAAACTTGCGACAACAAAACGGGTAGGGTGGATCAAATCACCAAAACGATCAAGATTAAGGGTAATTTAAGCTCCGAGCAGACGGAGCGTTTGCGGGAGATTGCAGAGAAGTGCCCCGTAAATCGAACGTTGAAGTCTGAAGTGGCAATGAAAACAGTCCATATAGACTAA
- a CDS encoding ATP-binding protein, translating to MVMLGVLHRAERYGERLAATVGITSDSYPTREDHWFAKIAFIFTNIGLIIAIVYMVFYIFIGAIESAYSVGILSIVLFFSNFLFKSYSVFTARMNMIATGLGLAGVCLHTGGIYATTAVWLVGVTPGLTALLFRRAKEIVWLTILALVLYGALFIVQATGYDTDRLGLERMGTDLFQFLTFSLFGVFIAFSLGYFSISQSHLSAMLQKKQDDLQLAIANLRAIFSSIDQAILNISEGQVLQGEQPEKLLKLCGENITRLDHFLERTSLSNEKRRQALDSLELCIGESDFQFEINRDHLPMQVNYRMKDETQKRFLLQWSPIVHEDRIKSVLLVIQDVTQLEKVKQVAEERERKHEFMNLLLENHDKSLDLKMTNLKSLGQTIKNCIDDQQMSRLKNQLHTLKGNARQVGLLEVSQMVHHIEELFDGEADQALRESGELLHTLKEYFELYERFFKSDMKQQTDLLDQCFAEIAKVAPQSKLLVQLENYTSIELQGIIEAIESEAIQIASSRGLAQTRIICNHPELMIPKALQHVIYNSLGHLMRNPLAHGFLSKDERMERGKAAQGTIRIDADWNQNGFHLVYSDDGEGLDLQKIVNRYNQSTEQASLSNLERVAELVFEERFSTASTVDDIAGRGVGLAAVKQELTDLDGTIDAVLGEPDDKQCCVIQFRIHIRHDRIG from the coding sequence ATGGTAATGCTGGGTGTATTACATCGTGCAGAGCGCTACGGCGAGCGTCTTGCTGCTACTGTGGGAATTACCTCAGATAGTTATCCGACCCGAGAGGATCATTGGTTTGCGAAGATAGCTTTTATCTTTACGAACATAGGCTTGATCATAGCTATTGTCTATATGGTGTTCTATATTTTTATCGGAGCAATCGAGTCTGCCTATAGCGTAGGCATCCTCAGCATTGTCCTATTTTTTTCCAATTTTCTTTTTAAGTCTTATTCGGTTTTTACGGCGCGTATGAATATGATTGCCACGGGTTTGGGGCTGGCAGGGGTTTGTCTACACACCGGGGGGATTTATGCCACGACAGCAGTTTGGTTGGTGGGCGTCACACCTGGGTTAACGGCCCTTTTGTTCCGCCGAGCAAAGGAGATCGTTTGGCTTACGATACTAGCACTAGTTCTCTATGGAGCGTTATTTATAGTTCAGGCAACTGGCTACGATACGGACCGTCTAGGCTTGGAGCGTATGGGTACCGATCTATTTCAGTTCTTAACATTTAGTTTGTTCGGAGTGTTTATAGCTTTTTCTCTAGGCTACTTTTCAATTAGCCAGAGTCATCTGAGCGCGATGCTTCAAAAGAAGCAAGATGATCTGCAGCTAGCTATTGCGAATCTTCGCGCGATTTTTTCTTCGATTGATCAAGCGATTCTGAATATATCTGAGGGGCAAGTCTTGCAGGGGGAGCAGCCGGAAAAGCTGCTGAAACTTTGTGGAGAGAATATCACTAGACTCGATCATTTCCTTGAAAGAACAAGCCTTAGTAACGAAAAAAGACGGCAGGCCCTGGATTCATTGGAACTTTGTATTGGGGAATCAGACTTTCAGTTTGAAATCAACCGTGATCACTTGCCGATGCAAGTCAACTATCGTATGAAGGATGAAACACAAAAGCGATTTCTTCTGCAATGGTCTCCCATTGTCCACGAGGATCGTATCAAGTCTGTGTTATTGGTGATTCAGGACGTGACTCAGCTTGAAAAAGTGAAACAGGTAGCAGAAGAGCGAGAGCGAAAGCACGAGTTCATGAACCTATTGCTTGAGAATCATGATAAGAGTCTCGATTTGAAAATGACTAATTTAAAGAGCCTCGGGCAGACTATCAAAAATTGTATTGATGATCAGCAGATGAGTCGATTGAAAAACCAACTTCATACTCTCAAGGGCAATGCAAGACAGGTTGGTTTGCTAGAGGTTAGCCAGATGGTGCATCACATCGAGGAGCTATTCGACGGTGAAGCAGATCAAGCACTTCGAGAGAGCGGTGAGCTTCTTCATACTCTAAAAGAGTACTTTGAGCTTTATGAACGGTTTTTTAAATCCGATATGAAGCAACAAACCGATCTGCTTGACCAATGCTTTGCTGAGATCGCAAAGGTAGCACCCCAATCAAAGCTTCTGGTGCAGCTTGAGAATTATACGAGCATTGAGCTACAGGGTATTATCGAAGCGATCGAATCGGAGGCTATACAGATCGCGAGTTCTAGGGGATTGGCGCAAACACGAATCATCTGTAATCATCCCGAGCTTATGATCCCGAAAGCTTTGCAGCATGTGATTTATAACTCTTTAGGTCACCTGATGAGGAATCCCCTTGCTCATGGTTTCCTTAGTAAGGACGAAAGAATGGAACGAGGCAAAGCCGCCCAAGGGACTATTCGAATCGATGCAGACTGGAATCAAAACGGTTTTCACCTAGTATACTCTGATGATGGTGAAGGGCTCGATCTTCAGAAGATTGTCAATCGATACAATCAGTCAACTGAACAAGCATCCCTGAGTAACTTGGAACGGGTTGCCGAGCTTGTTTTCGAGGAGCGTTTTTCGACCGCAAGCACAGTGGATGACATTGCTGGCCGTGGGGTGGGGCTGGCAGCTGTGAAGCAGGAGCTGACCGATTTGGATGGCACTATAGATGCTGTGCTGGGTGAACCAGATGATAAGCAATGCTGCGTTATCCAGTTTAGAATCCATATCAGACACGATAGAATCGGCTAG
- a CDS encoding PhoD-like phosphatase N-terminal domain-containing protein gives MNRRQLVAAALAIPFTPWQGIAAIDNESLSPNLSLFPQGIASGDPSPQSVMLWTRLAPHRQVSSISLRFQVARDPNFRQVIRQGKIETSLSDRYDHTIRIKIILL, from the coding sequence GTGAATCGAAGACAGCTCGTCGCAGCCGCTTTAGCCATTCCATTTACCCCTTGGCAAGGGATAGCCGCTATTGACAATGAATCCCTCTCCCCCAACCTATCATTATTTCCACAAGGGATTGCCTCTGGTGATCCTAGCCCGCAATCTGTAATGTTATGGACTAGGTTAGCACCCCATCGCCAAGTCTCGTCCATCAGCCTCCGGTTTCAAGTCGCCCGAGACCCCAATTTCCGGCAAGTGATCAGACAGGGGAAAATCGAGACATCCCTTTCAGATCGTTACGATCACACCATTCGAATTAAGATTATCCTCCTCTGA
- a CDS encoding GNAT family N-acetyltransferase has product MKQYEEKLVIKSCDRLLHQEFELRPLERSDAEGMFAIMSDKEAMKYWSTEPQTSMSQTLETMKKYIEDDSQVSTSSWAIQLPKQDRRFVGWITFFGFKKGICELGYALNREFWGQKIMTKALTLATNDAFERYKIHRMEAQLHPDNVASKNVLLKLGFAVEGYQRLNFYRSGRFEDTLLMAKLRLPHDSL; this is encoded by the coding sequence ATGAAACAATACGAGGAGAAGCTTGTGATCAAGAGCTGTGATAGACTTCTGCATCAGGAATTCGAGTTAAGGCCTCTAGAGCGGAGTGATGCCGAAGGCATGTTCGCAATCATGTCTGACAAAGAAGCAATGAAGTATTGGTCCACAGAGCCCCAGACATCCATGTCACAAACCCTTGAAACGATGAAAAAGTACATTGAAGATGATAGCCAAGTTTCCACTTCAAGCTGGGCGATCCAATTGCCCAAACAAGATCGGAGATTTGTGGGTTGGATTACTTTTTTTGGCTTCAAAAAAGGTATATGCGAATTGGGCTACGCTCTAAATCGCGAATTCTGGGGGCAGAAAATCATGACCAAGGCACTCACTCTTGCCACCAATGATGCGTTTGAAAGATATAAGATTCACCGCATGGAAGCCCAACTTCACCCTGATAATGTTGCTTCGAAAAATGTTCTTTTGAAACTCGGCTTTGCCGTTGAGGGGTACCAACGGTTAAATTTCTATCGCAGTGGAAGATTTGAGGATACCCTGCTTATGGCCAAGCTAAGGCTCCCCCATGATAGCTTGTAA